Proteins co-encoded in one Cupriavidus taiwanensis genomic window:
- the kdsA gene encoding 3-deoxy-8-phosphooctulonate synthase: MNMIFGNINVGNDAPFVLFGGVNVLESQDLAQRACAEYVRVTQKLGIPYVFKASFDKANRSSIHSYRGPGLEEGMRIFEAVKATFGVPVITDVHEPWQAEPVAEVADVLQLPAFLARQTDLVVALAKTGKPVNIKKPQFLSPTQVVNIVEKFKEAGNDQLILCDRGTCFGYDNLVVDMLGFGVMKKVTNDMPIIFDVTHALQQRDPGGAASGGRRQQVAELARSGMAVGLAGLFLEAHPDPANARCDGPSALPLDKLEPFLAQVKAIDDLVKSLPPLNID; encoded by the coding sequence ATGAACATGATTTTCGGAAATATAAACGTAGGGAACGATGCCCCGTTCGTATTATTTGGCGGAGTCAACGTTCTGGAATCGCAAGACCTGGCGCAGCGCGCTTGTGCCGAGTACGTTCGCGTCACCCAGAAGCTTGGCATTCCATACGTATTCAAAGCGAGTTTCGACAAAGCCAACCGTTCTTCCATTCACTCCTACCGCGGCCCAGGCCTCGAAGAGGGGATGAGGATCTTCGAAGCGGTGAAGGCTACGTTCGGCGTACCCGTAATCACCGATGTCCACGAGCCATGGCAAGCCGAGCCAGTTGCAGAAGTTGCAGACGTACTGCAACTACCCGCCTTCCTGGCCCGCCAAACAGATCTCGTTGTCGCCCTTGCCAAGACCGGCAAGCCGGTCAACATCAAGAAGCCGCAATTCCTGAGCCCCACGCAGGTCGTAAACATCGTCGAGAAGTTCAAGGAAGCCGGCAACGACCAGCTGATCCTGTGCGACCGTGGTACCTGCTTTGGCTACGACAACCTCGTCGTCGACATGCTTGGCTTTGGCGTGATGAAGAAAGTCACGAACGATATGCCGATCATCTTCGACGTGACCCACGCCCTCCAACAGCGCGATCCCGGTGGCGCGGCGTCGGGTGGACGCCGGCAGCAAGTTGCGGAACTGGCGCGTTCGGGTATGGCCGTTGGCCTGGCCGGCCTGTTCCTCGAAGCGCACCCCGATCCGGCCAATGCCAGGTGCGATGGGCCCAGCGCCTTGCCGCTCGACAAGTTGGAGCCGTTTCTCGCGCAAGTAAAGGCGATCGACGACCTTGTGAAGTCGCTGCCCCCGTTGAACATCGATTGA
- the kdsB gene encoding 3-deoxy-manno-octulosonate cytidylyltransferase, whose translation MNGEKVRVAIVIPARYGSTRLPGKPLADILGKPMVQHVYERACQVSGVHAVLVATDDARVAEVVKGFGGQCVMTSPDHPSGTDRLAEVMAHVAADIYINLQGDEPLVRPEDIARLAAGMLDDASVQVGTLCHGIDGDEALNPNSVKVVLASNGDALYFSRSPIPYPRDAEAATYLKHVGVYAYRREVLAAYAELPQPMVEQAEKLEQLRLLAAGMRIRAFEVAPTGPGVDTPECLARVRALMAGEQSALPPSLADVRLVITDVDGVLTDGGIYYDATGECLKRFHVRDGLGIRLLEENGVRVAVLSGRDSETLRKRVADLGVTIFQFGVRDKFAACRALMAQADATPEQTVCIGDDSIDLPAFAACGLSYAVADSASYVKARATGALSTRGGEGAFRELADAILLAQGKAQVFGTAEGFATVMSGVAQ comes from the coding sequence TTGAACGGGGAAAAGGTTCGAGTCGCCATCGTTATTCCGGCACGCTATGGATCAACGCGCCTGCCGGGAAAGCCGCTTGCGGATATTCTGGGCAAGCCTATGGTTCAGCACGTCTACGAACGTGCGTGCCAGGTGTCGGGCGTTCACGCCGTCTTGGTAGCCACCGACGATGCACGTGTGGCAGAGGTGGTGAAAGGCTTTGGCGGCCAGTGTGTCATGACCTCCCCTGACCATCCCTCGGGCACGGATCGTCTCGCGGAAGTGATGGCGCACGTGGCTGCGGATATCTACATCAATCTGCAGGGCGATGAGCCGCTGGTTCGGCCTGAGGACATTGCCAGGCTGGCCGCGGGCATGCTAGACGACGCATCGGTGCAAGTCGGTACGCTCTGCCACGGCATCGATGGAGACGAGGCGCTCAACCCGAACTCGGTGAAAGTTGTCCTGGCCTCGAACGGCGATGCGCTGTATTTCAGCCGGTCACCGATCCCGTACCCGCGTGATGCGGAGGCGGCCACCTACCTCAAGCACGTTGGCGTGTACGCATATCGCCGCGAGGTGCTGGCGGCGTACGCGGAGTTGCCCCAGCCCATGGTCGAGCAGGCAGAGAAGCTCGAGCAACTGCGATTGCTGGCAGCAGGCATGCGTATTCGTGCGTTCGAGGTTGCCCCTACCGGCCCGGGCGTGGATACGCCGGAGTGCCTTGCGCGCGTGCGGGCGCTAATGGCGGGCGAGCAATCCGCGTTGCCGCCGTCGCTGGCCGATGTTCGTCTTGTGATCACCGACGTGGATGGCGTTCTGACCGACGGTGGCATCTACTACGACGCCACCGGTGAGTGCCTGAAGCGCTTCCATGTGCGCGACGGCCTCGGTATCCGTCTGCTGGAAGAGAACGGCGTGCGCGTGGCAGTCCTGTCCGGCCGCGACTCGGAAACACTGCGTAAGCGTGTGGCCGACCTTGGCGTCACGATTTTCCAGTTTGGTGTCAGGGACAAATTTGCTGCTTGTCGCGCGCTGATGGCCCAAGCGGACGCAACGCCTGAGCAAACCGTTTGTATCGGCGATGACAGCATCGACCTGCCCGCCTTTGCGGCATGCGGTCTGTCGTACGCCGTCGCGGATTCGGCCAGCTATGTGAAGGCGCGCGCGACGGGTGCGCTGTCGACCCGTGGTGGAGAGGGTGCGTTCCGTGAACTGGCTGATGCCATTCTGCTTGCGCAAGGGAAGGCGCAGGTCTTTGGTACGGCTGAGGGTTTTGCCACGGTGATGTCTGGCGTCGCGCAATAG
- a CDS encoding ABC transporter ATP-binding protein, which yields MIEITDVHKRYRTAHGSKWVLKGVSLCIPPKSRVALIGANGAGKSTLLRLVGGIDQPNSGRIERNCRVSWPLGLSGGFQGSLSGRQNTKFVCRIHGISDGLADKLEFVREFSELNDAFDDPVKTYSSGMRSRLAFAMSLAFDFDTYLVDELTAVGDAAFKRKSQKAFEDLAGRAGLVMVSHSESTLKNFCQAAVWLHQGRAHWFDSVEEALREYRESITA from the coding sequence ATGATTGAAATCACCGACGTCCACAAGCGCTATCGCACCGCCCATGGCTCCAAGTGGGTGCTGAAAGGCGTATCGCTGTGTATCCCGCCCAAGAGCCGCGTGGCGCTGATTGGCGCGAACGGCGCAGGCAAGTCCACGCTGTTGCGGCTGGTCGGTGGGATCGACCAGCCCAACAGCGGGCGCATCGAGCGCAACTGCAGGGTCTCGTGGCCGCTCGGGCTGTCCGGTGGATTCCAGGGCTCGCTCAGTGGCCGGCAGAACACCAAGTTCGTCTGCCGCATCCATGGCATCAGCGACGGCCTTGCCGACAAGCTCGAATTCGTGCGCGAGTTCTCTGAACTGAACGACGCCTTCGATGACCCGGTAAAGACCTATTCGTCCGGCATGCGATCGCGTCTGGCCTTCGCCATGTCGCTTGCCTTTGATTTCGATACCTACCTGGTGGACGAGCTGACGGCGGTCGGTGATGCGGCGTTCAAGCGCAAGTCCCAGAAAGCCTTCGAAGATCTCGCCGGCCGCGCAGGCCTGGTGATGGTCTCGCACAGCGAATCCACACTGAAAAATTTTTGCCAGGCGGCGGTCTGGCTGCATCAGGGCCGCGCGCATTGGTTCGATTCCGTCGAGGAAGCCCTGCGCGAGTACAGGGAAAGCATCACAGCATGA
- a CDS encoding MBL fold metallo-hydrolase, producing MTAQSPDIALAAVPISLQKPELDYPCGDAPEPGRAREVAPGVLWLRMPMPLGLNHINLWAIRDGSGWAAVDAGLQTPETAQAWRALFAAGGALEGGLSRLFVTHMHPDHIGMAGWLTGKFDCQLWMTRLEYLMCRVLAADTGRAAPDDAIAFYRKAGWDDEAIEVYRTRFGGFGKYVHALPESFRRLSDGDTVRIGAHDWQVIVGTGHSPEHACLYCPALKLLVSGDQVLPRISSNVSVFPTEPDADPMADWLASLDKVRAAVPDDVLVLPAHNEPFRGLHARIDYLRASQMQALDRLRGALAEPRRAVDVFGELFSRPITGSGGLLGMATGESIAHLNYLLHRGEAVREMAADGCYWYRLG from the coding sequence ATGACCGCCCAATCCCCCGACATCGCGCTCGCAGCTGTCCCCATCTCCCTTCAAAAGCCCGAACTCGACTACCCCTGCGGCGACGCCCCTGAACCGGGGCGCGCGCGGGAAGTCGCACCCGGCGTCCTGTGGCTGCGCATGCCGATGCCGCTCGGGCTGAACCATATCAACCTGTGGGCAATCCGCGACGGCAGCGGCTGGGCCGCGGTCGATGCCGGCCTGCAGACCCCGGAAACCGCGCAGGCCTGGCGCGCGCTGTTCGCCGCCGGCGGCGCGCTGGAAGGTGGCCTGAGCCGCCTGTTCGTGACCCATATGCATCCGGACCACATCGGCATGGCCGGCTGGCTCACCGGCAAGTTCGACTGCCAACTCTGGATGACGCGGCTCGAATACCTGATGTGCCGCGTGCTCGCCGCCGATACCGGACGCGCCGCGCCGGACGACGCGATCGCGTTCTATCGCAAGGCCGGATGGGATGACGAAGCGATCGAGGTGTACCGCACCCGCTTCGGCGGCTTCGGCAAATACGTGCACGCCCTGCCGGAAAGCTTCCGCCGTCTCTCCGACGGCGATACCGTCCGCATCGGCGCGCACGACTGGCAGGTCATCGTCGGCACCGGCCATTCCCCCGAACATGCCTGCCTGTACTGCCCGGCGCTGAAGCTGCTGGTATCGGGCGACCAGGTGCTGCCGCGCATCTCTTCCAACGTATCCGTGTTCCCGACCGAGCCCGACGCCGATCCGATGGCCGACTGGCTGGCCTCGCTCGACAAGGTCCGTGCCGCCGTGCCGGACGATGTGCTGGTGCTGCCCGCGCACAACGAACCGTTCCGCGGGCTGCACGCACGGATCGACTATCTGCGCGCCAGCCAGATGCAGGCGCTGGACCGGCTGCGCGGGGCGCTGGCCGAACCGAGGCGGGCGGTGGATGTGTTCGGGGAATTGTTTTCGCGGCCGATTACGGGGAGTGGGGGGCTGCTGGGGATGGCGACGGGGGAGAGTATTGCGCATTTGAACTATCTGCTGCATCGTGGGGAAGCGGTGCGGGAGATGGCGGCAGATGGGTGCTATTGGTATCGGTTGGGGTAG
- a CDS encoding polysaccharide biosynthesis/export family protein encodes MLRRIITLAVAAAGLAAVNSALAQAGTRMAQSPAIGQMDYAVIAAQGGTSPAGTTFSTGTAAAPMVPARAETSLPESAPQNNDYTANMASDAFGAQLFTGAFSRDSASIFNPSHVISVGDRIQLRIWNGYNVDTVLTVDAGGTILLPEIGPFRVQGITNGNLQTAISNALRRVFASKVSIYASLLAAQPVRVYVTGAVRRPGMYDGTSSDSVLRYLDQAGGIDPDRGSFLDVAIKRGNQTLEVVNLYDFLLKGDLTSRQLNNGDVIFVQSRKKTVKVSGLAENAKRFEFMGDQARLDQFVRLAKPLPEATNVRVVRNSGTVRNVEYFPISQGNQIDLRDGDEIEFTADKRPGTITVRVEGEHTGPQEFVLPYGTRMGHLLSQVQFTPESDSESIQLFRQSVKARQKALLGATLKTLESSVLTARSGTAEEAQLRKEEAALMLQWVERAKKIEPTGQTLIAKSEARNGLLLENGDILRVPVKDGLVLVSGEVLFPNAVAYDKSMDLDEFIQQAGGFSQNADTSRVIIAHRDGSFSDGKKDGAVRAGDEIMVLPKVDFKTRQFAKDVFQILYQIAISAKVVLGL; translated from the coding sequence ATGCTTAGAAGAATCATCACCCTTGCAGTGGCCGCCGCAGGACTCGCGGCCGTCAATAGTGCGCTTGCGCAGGCCGGAACGCGCATGGCGCAGTCGCCAGCCATCGGGCAAATGGATTATGCGGTCATTGCGGCGCAGGGCGGCACGTCACCTGCTGGCACCACGTTCAGCACGGGCACCGCTGCCGCGCCCATGGTCCCCGCTCGAGCCGAAACGTCTCTGCCTGAGAGCGCTCCGCAGAACAACGACTACACCGCCAACATGGCGAGCGACGCCTTTGGCGCGCAGCTCTTCACCGGCGCGTTCAGCCGCGACAGCGCATCCATCTTCAATCCCAGCCACGTCATCTCCGTCGGTGACCGGATTCAGCTGAGGATCTGGAATGGCTACAACGTCGACACAGTGCTGACCGTAGACGCGGGCGGCACCATCCTGTTGCCCGAAATCGGCCCGTTCCGGGTGCAGGGCATCACCAACGGCAACCTGCAGACGGCAATCAGCAATGCGCTGCGCCGGGTGTTTGCCAGCAAGGTGTCGATCTATGCCAGCCTGCTGGCAGCCCAACCGGTGCGCGTGTATGTGACCGGCGCTGTTCGCCGGCCCGGCATGTACGACGGCACGTCGAGCGACAGCGTGCTCCGCTATCTCGACCAGGCCGGCGGTATCGATCCGGACCGCGGATCGTTCCTGGATGTCGCGATCAAGCGTGGCAACCAGACGCTGGAAGTCGTGAACCTTTATGACTTCCTGCTGAAAGGCGATCTGACTTCCCGGCAACTGAACAACGGCGACGTCATTTTCGTCCAGTCCCGCAAGAAGACCGTTAAGGTCAGCGGTCTGGCAGAAAACGCAAAGCGATTCGAGTTCATGGGCGACCAGGCCCGCCTCGACCAGTTCGTCCGCCTGGCCAAGCCGCTGCCTGAAGCCACCAACGTGCGGGTGGTGCGCAACAGCGGAACTGTACGGAACGTCGAATACTTCCCCATCTCGCAAGGCAACCAGATCGACCTGCGGGATGGCGACGAGATCGAATTCACGGCTGACAAGCGGCCGGGGACGATCACGGTCCGCGTTGAAGGCGAGCACACCGGCCCCCAGGAATTTGTTCTGCCCTATGGCACCCGCATGGGCCACCTGCTCAGTCAGGTCCAGTTCACGCCGGAATCGGATTCTGAGAGCATCCAACTGTTCCGCCAGAGTGTGAAGGCACGACAGAAGGCATTGCTTGGTGCCACGCTGAAGACCCTAGAGTCCAGCGTATTGACCGCTCGCTCTGGGACGGCGGAGGAAGCTCAGCTGCGCAAGGAGGAAGCCGCACTGATGCTGCAGTGGGTGGAACGCGCAAAGAAGATTGAGCCCACCGGCCAGACATTGATTGCGAAATCCGAGGCCCGCAATGGTCTGCTTCTTGAAAATGGCGACATTCTTCGCGTGCCGGTGAAGGATGGTCTTGTGCTGGTCAGCGGCGAGGTGCTCTTTCCCAACGCCGTTGCCTATGACAAGAGCATGGACCTGGATGAATTCATCCAGCAGGCCGGAGGCTTTTCACAGAACGCTGACACGTCGCGCGTAATCATCGCGCACCGCGACGGTAGCTTCTCTGACGGCAAGAAGGATGGCGCGGTTCGAGCAGGCGACGAGATCATGGTGTTGCCGAAGGTGGACTTCAAGACGCGTCAGTTTGCGAAGGATGTCTTCCAAATTCTTTACCAAATCGCCATTAGTGCGAAGGTAGTGCTGGGGTTATAA
- a CDS encoding ABC transporter permease gives MNRASVRSDVSVAVSVWKALFLREATGRLAGGRAAWLWILLEPSAHIVFLMVVFGVIRHQVRQDANIEVFILVGVWGFFLVRNIAQRGMEAISANQALFSYRQVQPVDTVLVRAAVEAFLYVIVGAVLLAALALLDIDIRPADPLLVMWSAFLLWAFGLGLGLMLSVIGTLLPGLGKLIKIAFTPLYFLSAVMYSVSSLPLGMRNAVLVNPITHGLEAMRSGWFAAYRGEAHISLGFLAFWALVTVFLGLALHMRYATRLTAQ, from the coding sequence ATGAACCGGGCCTCGGTCCGGTCGGACGTCTCCGTCGCGGTTTCCGTCTGGAAGGCGCTTTTCTTGCGCGAGGCCACTGGTCGCCTGGCGGGAGGGCGTGCGGCCTGGCTCTGGATCCTGCTGGAGCCGTCGGCCCACATCGTCTTCCTGATGGTGGTCTTCGGCGTGATCCGGCATCAGGTGAGGCAAGACGCAAATATTGAAGTCTTCATCCTTGTCGGCGTGTGGGGATTTTTCCTGGTCCGGAACATTGCCCAACGCGGCATGGAAGCCATCTCTGCGAACCAGGCGTTGTTCTCTTACCGGCAAGTACAGCCAGTCGATACCGTACTGGTTCGTGCCGCAGTCGAAGCATTCCTGTACGTCATCGTCGGCGCGGTGCTGCTGGCCGCGCTTGCACTGCTCGACATCGACATACGCCCGGCCGACCCCTTGCTCGTCATGTGGTCGGCGTTCCTTCTGTGGGCCTTCGGGCTCGGTCTCGGCCTGATGCTTTCGGTGATCGGCACGCTCCTGCCGGGGCTGGGCAAGCTCATCAAGATCGCTTTCACGCCGCTCTACTTCCTGTCCGCCGTCATGTATTCGGTGTCCAGCCTGCCGCTGGGCATGCGCAATGCCGTGCTGGTGAACCCGATCACGCACGGGCTCGAAGCCATGCGCAGCGGCTGGTTCGCTGCATACCGCGGCGAAGCACATATCAGCCTCGGATTCCTGGCCTTCTGGGCACTGGTCACGGTATTCCTCGGCCTGGCCCTGCATATGCGATACGCAACCAGGCTGACGGCGCAATGA
- a CDS encoding HAD-IA family hydrolase, which yields MNSNNFKAVVICCDFLMTRPETQRYHHSWFMRLLSRALSSALDCSIGEFICENESGAVARKEFFRRSGIELNVDSTHFYFDPNSITDESVDYLKSNLEGSLIVGYEISEETRNIIARAGLIYVDIWLHPIRFMDDNFFAFKSNSPEINSRLQKSSLDTRVFGLYADKLRIQSVMGWNKFKKSLENKLVDGSCLFVGQTLTDKAVCKRGKMLNVLDFKEEFAGLTKNHRHVYFSRHPLLKGGDEDQLAFLKEFKNVSLVSEPGYKLLCVDAIEKVAAISSSLVYEASYFSKQTEYFYRPIVPVNELEGDGGYFSLYHKLHRPDFWEQLFLGIIQTRKNVPQYDFLRGENTYRDMLSLYYNNHVFDRSQYVYSKLDAGALKKEPAAAKKEGLPVSGLYSNSIALDRIKKQIDGFDVISFDLFDTLVERSVGRPSDVLRIVGEHACAKYGVDADAFVKARQSAKQYSAFQEETPLVDRYEILCRNLLLPVEAKTDLYEKELEVERALLHPRTIGIELVKFARSKGKRVIVVSDTYFNLQFVSEIIENLKISVDCVYVSSDFDETKESGKLYATVKLKENDARILHIGDSLRSDYHSAKKAGISAVWLKSNFDQIKSSILGFKELDGKCSSLRNGVIQRNLAKYPVIANNPGYSQGKAYNLGYNVIGDVLLGYVSWIVDRARVDKVSKIYFLARDGKIAYRIYNVLKKMAPDLVPPAHYLLASRRALRVASLQSEQDVRDEVDVFLSEISKIRHRVDLATHLSSRFGLPATKLAEIGLPIHFEVESGKGMLALREFLASVLFVQGVLENAQRERESYLSYCKEHGLSVDSDDRVAFVDIGHNGTLQSSLAKLLRLQNTIGYYFCTYTKIDDVLGMVPGSHKGFGYYRDRLAPSDRSEDYIKYALLIETIFLSSDDSFVCFNRSSENVLEPVYLKIDGEQKRKGLAVDLHKGVVAYSIDFCNEAAKVLPMSFDWISKLATIGSVERLFNLFKKPDWRDASIFSGVVLENYFSGRDVRYIVPPLDNLGAIALWREGVQILKAQNKAEDPVRKEAQTPAHTGRMRQLGCDLAVRAMDLFIVPAGIMVDDRRRRKYLRDKNRFYLDSRHELLRMIWKGSRYSKVMS from the coding sequence ATGAACTCTAATAACTTCAAAGCGGTCGTTATTTGTTGCGATTTTCTGATGACCCGCCCTGAGACGCAACGATACCATCACTCCTGGTTCATGCGACTTCTCTCCCGTGCTCTGTCGTCAGCGCTAGATTGTTCCATCGGAGAATTCATTTGTGAAAATGAATCGGGTGCTGTCGCTCGGAAGGAGTTTTTTCGTCGGAGTGGTATTGAGCTGAATGTGGATTCAACCCATTTTTATTTCGACCCTAATAGCATTACTGATGAGTCCGTAGATTACTTGAAAAGCAATCTTGAGGGTAGTCTGATCGTTGGTTACGAAATATCTGAAGAGACGCGGAATATCATTGCTCGTGCTGGTTTGATATATGTTGATATTTGGTTGCATCCCATAAGGTTCATGGATGACAACTTTTTTGCATTTAAATCAAATTCACCCGAGATAAATTCAAGACTGCAAAAATCATCGCTCGATACTCGGGTATTTGGTCTTTACGCTGATAAGCTAAGGATTCAATCCGTCATGGGGTGGAATAAGTTTAAAAAATCCCTTGAGAATAAGCTCGTTGATGGCTCTTGCCTTTTTGTGGGGCAAACGCTTACAGATAAGGCTGTGTGCAAACGTGGCAAAATGCTCAACGTTTTAGATTTCAAGGAAGAATTTGCCGGGCTGACAAAAAACCATAGGCATGTCTATTTTTCGAGACACCCGCTGCTTAAGGGCGGCGACGAGGACCAGTTGGCATTTTTGAAGGAGTTTAAAAATGTCTCGCTTGTGTCCGAACCGGGCTACAAACTACTGTGCGTGGATGCGATAGAGAAGGTTGCGGCGATCTCTTCTTCGTTGGTCTATGAGGCGAGCTATTTTTCGAAGCAAACCGAGTATTTTTATAGGCCAATAGTTCCAGTTAACGAATTGGAAGGTGATGGTGGCTATTTTTCCCTTTATCATAAACTCCACAGACCTGATTTTTGGGAGCAATTATTTCTTGGTATTATCCAAACACGGAAGAATGTGCCGCAGTATGATTTTCTGCGAGGGGAGAATACCTATAGGGATATGCTTTCTCTGTATTACAACAATCACGTTTTTGATAGGTCTCAATACGTATATTCGAAGCTCGATGCAGGCGCGCTAAAGAAAGAGCCAGCCGCAGCAAAAAAAGAAGGTCTTCCCGTATCGGGTTTGTATTCAAATTCCATTGCGCTGGATAGGATAAAAAAGCAGATTGACGGATTCGATGTAATCTCCTTCGACCTTTTCGATACATTGGTGGAGCGGAGTGTCGGCCGACCTTCAGATGTTCTACGAATTGTCGGCGAGCATGCCTGCGCGAAGTATGGCGTCGATGCGGACGCATTTGTGAAGGCGAGGCAATCGGCAAAACAGTACAGCGCATTTCAAGAAGAGACTCCACTCGTAGACAGATACGAGATACTTTGTCGCAATCTTTTGCTTCCCGTAGAAGCTAAGACGGACTTGTATGAAAAGGAACTTGAGGTCGAACGTGCTCTGCTGCACCCGCGTACCATTGGTATTGAGTTGGTGAAATTTGCACGATCAAAAGGCAAGCGAGTGATCGTTGTATCCGACACGTATTTTAATCTTCAATTCGTTAGCGAAATAATCGAAAACTTGAAGATTTCAGTGGATTGCGTTTACGTGTCTTCGGACTTCGATGAAACAAAAGAGAGCGGTAAGTTGTATGCTACCGTGAAGCTCAAAGAGAATGATGCGAGAATTCTCCATATAGGGGATAGCTTGCGGTCCGATTATCATAGTGCAAAAAAGGCTGGTATTTCTGCAGTATGGTTGAAATCAAACTTCGATCAGATCAAATCGTCAATCCTTGGTTTCAAGGAGCTGGATGGTAAATGTTCGAGTTTGAGGAATGGGGTTATTCAGCGTAATCTCGCAAAGTATCCGGTTATTGCCAATAACCCCGGCTACTCGCAAGGCAAGGCATACAATTTAGGTTATAACGTAATCGGCGATGTACTGCTGGGATATGTCAGTTGGATTGTCGATCGGGCGAGAGTGGATAAGGTATCTAAAATCTATTTCCTCGCGCGTGACGGGAAAATTGCTTACCGAATCTACAACGTCTTGAAGAAGATGGCCCCCGATCTGGTGCCGCCGGCGCATTACCTTTTGGCTTCACGCCGTGCCTTGCGCGTTGCTTCACTCCAATCAGAGCAAGACGTGCGCGATGAGGTGGATGTGTTTCTGAGCGAGATTTCAAAAATTCGCCATCGAGTGGATTTGGCCACCCATCTATCGTCAAGGTTCGGTTTGCCTGCTACGAAGCTCGCGGAGATTGGACTGCCTATACATTTCGAGGTTGAAAGCGGTAAGGGCATGTTAGCTCTACGAGAGTTTCTCGCATCGGTTCTCTTTGTGCAGGGCGTGCTAGAAAATGCGCAGCGTGAGAGGGAATCTTATCTTTCGTATTGTAAGGAGCATGGGCTTTCCGTGGACTCTGATGACAGAGTTGCCTTTGTTGATATTGGTCATAATGGGACTTTGCAGAGCAGTCTGGCAAAATTGCTTAGGCTGCAGAACACTATTGGCTACTATTTCTGCACATACACGAAAATCGATGATGTTCTCGGTATGGTTCCGGGCTCGCATAAGGGCTTCGGGTATTATCGCGATAGACTGGCGCCATCCGACAGAAGCGAAGATTACATCAAATATGCACTTTTGATCGAAACAATATTTTTGAGTTCGGATGATAGTTTTGTATGCTTCAATCGTTCGAGTGAAAATGTACTCGAGCCGGTCTACTTAAAAATTGACGGCGAGCAAAAACGTAAGGGGTTAGCTGTCGATCTTCATAAGGGCGTTGTGGCCTATTCGATCGATTTTTGTAATGAGGCGGCAAAAGTTCTGCCGATGTCATTCGATTGGATTTCCAAATTGGCGACGATCGGATCCGTCGAGCGGCTATTTAATTTATTTAAAAAGCCGGATTGGCGCGATGCGAGCATTTTTTCTGGAGTTGTCCTGGAAAATTATTTTTCGGGAAGAGATGTGCGATATATTGTCCCGCCATTGGATAACCTGGGTGCGATTGCGCTGTGGAGAGAGGGGGTTCAGATATTGAAGGCGCAGAATAAGGCTGAAGATCCCGTAAGGAAGGAGGCGCAGACTCCAGCTCATACAGGCCGAATGCGACAACTTGGGTGTGACCTCGCTGTCCGAGCGATGGACCTTTTTATTGTTCCGGCAGGAATCATGGTTGATGATCGTCGTAGGAGAAAGTACCTGCGCGATAAGAATAGATTTTATTTGGATTCGCGGCACGAACTGCTTCGAATGATTTGGAAGGGATCTCGATATTCAAAAGTGATGTCGTAA
- a CDS encoding chain-length determining protein, whose translation MMKTITSGAAGQIGRLTRMNSLNRLNRIWQVAIAACLVAVVYWSVIASDLFVSEARVVIERSDGVGASASDFTSLLVGNTAPQDLLLLREYLLSADMLKKLDERLGLRKHYADSGRDPLSRLWFEDASLERFHDYYLKRVSVEYDDFARVLVIKVQAYTSEMAHAISTELVRDGERFMNEMTHRIASEQVVYIEKQVHDQGERLKAARQALVAYQNANGLVSPRGEVESLSTVVANAEATLAELHVKRNSLKDVFTPQSPAIQQIDAQIAAVERQMAEQRGRMVSTKGRGLNRVVEEHDRLQAAAEFAFDIYKTAIGALEKARIEATRKLKNVAVVQSPTRPEYPLQPRRIYNIVVFVLMTLMLAGVVQLMSAIIRDHRD comes from the coding sequence ATGATGAAGACGATCACGTCGGGCGCCGCAGGGCAGATTGGCCGCCTGACACGCATGAACAGCCTGAACCGCCTGAACCGCATCTGGCAGGTGGCTATCGCCGCCTGCCTTGTCGCCGTTGTGTACTGGAGTGTGATTGCCTCCGACCTCTTCGTGTCGGAAGCGCGCGTCGTTATCGAGCGCAGCGATGGCGTGGGTGCCAGCGCGAGCGACTTCACTTCGCTGCTGGTCGGCAACACCGCGCCACAGGACCTGCTGCTGCTGCGGGAATACCTGCTCTCTGCGGACATGCTCAAGAAACTGGACGAGCGCCTGGGCCTGCGCAAGCACTACGCGGACAGCGGCCGGGACCCGTTGTCCCGGCTTTGGTTCGAGGATGCGTCGCTTGAGCGTTTCCATGATTACTATCTGAAACGCGTGAGCGTCGAATACGATGACTTCGCCCGCGTTTTAGTGATCAAGGTCCAGGCGTACACCTCGGAAATGGCCCACGCCATCAGCACCGAACTGGTCCGGGACGGCGAACGCTTCATGAACGAAATGACTCACCGCATCGCCAGCGAGCAGGTGGTCTATATCGAGAAACAGGTACACGACCAGGGCGAACGCCTGAAGGCGGCACGTCAGGCGCTGGTTGCCTACCAGAACGCCAATGGCCTGGTATCGCCGCGCGGCGAAGTCGAGAGCCTCTCGACCGTGGTGGCAAACGCCGAGGCAACCCTTGCCGAACTGCATGTCAAGCGGAATTCCCTGAAGGACGTCTTTACGCCCCAGTCCCCGGCAATCCAGCAGATCGACGCCCAGATCGCCGCAGTCGAGCGCCAGATGGCAGAGCAGCGCGGCCGGATGGTCTCCACGAAAGGCCGTGGCCTGAACCGCGTCGTGGAAGAGCACGACCGCCTGCAAGCTGCAGCGGAATTCGCCTTCGATATCTACAAGACCGCTATCGGCGCGCTGGAAAAAGCGCGGATCGAGGCAACGCGCAAGCTCAAGAACGTGGCCGTCGTGCAAAGCCCGACGCGCCCGGAATATCCGCTTCAACCCAGGCGCATTTACAACATCGTGGTCTTTGTCCTGATGACGTTGATGCTTGCTGGCGTCGTGCAACTGATGAGCGCCATCATCCGCGACCACCGGGACTAG